From Selenomonas sp. AB3002, one genomic window encodes:
- a CDS encoding Cof-type HAD-IIB family hydrolase, with protein sequence MGDIKIVFSDIDGTFLNKESQVTSGTGKAAKALVEKLPFVLVSARMPEAIYPITEEIGIKIPIISYSGALVLTEKEEILYDKRMEGTDTGMVLGVIQRDFPQVTLNYYAGRHWYVEGIDERVQTEMDITSATAEVRDFEEILLAEEMPNKILVMADPEDCERMEAELSEKFPSLHIVRSSAFLLEIMDKSVSKATGIKVMLEHYGIAAEESLAFGDNYNDVEMLELCGRSVAMGNAPEDIKKLADEVTLSNDEDGLAEYLVKNGIIC encoded by the coding sequence ATGGGAGATATCAAGATTGTCTTTTCGGATATTGACGGCACTTTCCTGAACAAGGAAAGCCAGGTGACTTCCGGGACGGGGAAAGCTGCCAAAGCGCTGGTGGAAAAGCTGCCCTTTGTGCTGGTGTCGGCCAGGATGCCGGAGGCCATCTATCCCATTACGGAGGAAATCGGCATCAAGATACCCATTATCAGCTACAGCGGGGCTTTGGTGCTGACGGAAAAAGAGGAAATTCTCTATGACAAGCGCATGGAGGGGACGGACACGGGCATGGTGCTGGGGGTCATCCAGCGGGACTTCCCCCAGGTGACCCTGAATTATTACGCTGGCCGTCACTGGTATGTGGAGGGCATTGACGAGCGGGTGCAGACGGAAATGGATATCACCAGTGCCACCGCCGAAGTGCGGGATTTCGAGGAAATACTGCTGGCAGAGGAGATGCCCAACAAGATCCTGGTGATGGCTGACCCGGAGGACTGCGAGAGAATGGAAGCGGAGCTGTCGGAGAAATTCCCCTCCCTGCATATCGTGCGTTCCTCCGCCTTCCTGCTGGAAATCATGGACAAGAGCGTCAGCAAGGCCACGGGCATCAAGGTCATGCTGGAGCATTATGGAATTGCGGCAGAAGAATCCCTGGCCTTTGGGGACAATTACAACGATGTGGAAATGCTGGAGCTCTGTGGCAGGAGCGTAGCCATGGGCAATGCCCCGGAGGACATCAAGAAGCTGGCAGATGAAGTGACCCTCAGCAATGATGAAGACGGGCTGGCAGAGTATCTGGTGAAGAATGGGATTATCTGCTAA
- a CDS encoding AEC family transporter produces MLDNFFIAVSAVVPMFILIGIGAMVKQLKLLTEEELNHVNRMVFKVFFCIMMFYNLYMADYASAFRPKLIVFGCLGVLFLFLLGMGAAYAFEKKVPIRRGAIVQAIFRSNFVLYGIPLIGNIFGSEGLAVPTMMIAFIVPMYNVLAVVALETCRGGKLDLWPTCKGILKNPMILGAIAAGLARLIDLHLPAPVLKPLGEVAAATTPVALIILGASFRLGTTAHHRWELIFCTAARLLIAPAILLTLAAFLGFRGVDFVTLVAIFATPCAVAGFAMAQQMGSDAELAGNCVIFTTGLSCFTIFGWILVTKTLGLF; encoded by the coding sequence ATGCTGGATAATTTTTTCATCGCCGTAAGCGCCGTGGTGCCCATGTTCATTCTCATTGGCATCGGGGCCATGGTGAAGCAGTTGAAACTCCTCACCGAAGAAGAGCTGAATCATGTGAACCGCATGGTTTTCAAAGTCTTCTTCTGCATCATGATGTTCTACAACCTCTATATGGCTGACTATGCCTCTGCTTTCAGACCGAAGCTCATAGTCTTCGGCTGTCTGGGTGTGCTCTTTCTCTTCCTGCTGGGCATGGGCGCCGCCTATGCCTTTGAGAAGAAAGTGCCTATCCGCCGGGGAGCCATAGTCCAGGCCATTTTCCGCAGCAACTTCGTCCTCTACGGCATTCCCCTGATAGGCAATATCTTCGGCAGCGAGGGACTGGCAGTGCCCACCATGATGATTGCCTTCATCGTGCCCATGTACAATGTGCTGGCAGTGGTGGCACTGGAAACCTGCCGGGGCGGCAAGCTGGACCTCTGGCCCACCTGCAAGGGCATCCTGAAAAATCCCATGATTCTGGGCGCCATTGCCGCAGGGCTGGCGCGGCTCATAGACCTGCACCTGCCCGCTCCCGTGCTGAAGCCTCTGGGAGAAGTAGCCGCCGCCACCACTCCCGTGGCCCTCATCATCCTGGGCGCCAGCTTCCGCCTGGGCACTACCGCCCACCACCGCTGGGAACTCATCTTCTGCACTGCTGCCCGCCTGCTCATAGCTCCCGCCATCCTGCTGACCCTGGCCGCCTTCCTGGGCTTCAGGGGAGTGGATTTTGTGACCCTGGTGGCCATCTTCGCCACCCCCTGCGCCGTGGCGGGCTTTGCCATGGCCCAGCAGATGGGCAGCGACGCGGAACTGGCAGGCAACTGCGTCATCTTCACCACCGGGCTGTCCTGCTTCACCATTTTCGGGTGGATACTGGTGACCAAGACCTTGGGGCTCTTTTGA
- a CDS encoding extracellular solute-binding protein — protein MVARVGSIALCIAFALALFVGCSQNESLPPPADKADKLVVYSPHPIAIIKPLLTQFEAETDIPVAVIRGGSGELMDKLEAEKDAPVCDVLWGGMLSTVAGRMDLFEEYTCTNDQAMMPEFRQQVAGATIFSDLPAVLMVNHDKYQGPPIKGYGDLLAPELKGHIAMGDPAKSSAAYAHLVGMLYAMGGGNPEAGWDYVDAFCAQIGGNTISSSTEVYKCVINTGPMSVSLTFEEAAAKCASEGSPVDLVYPREGLLSDQDGIYIVKGTQKQEQARKLLDFLTGPAAQRQLSEQLYRRPVRMDLPVSPLSPLPPKEKLHLIRQDRALVSSSRQDWVNRFHALCQKYYTEE, from the coding sequence ATGGTTGCCAGAGTGGGTTCTATTGCCCTTTGCATAGCCTTTGCCCTTGCCCTGTTCGTGGGCTGCAGCCAAAATGAGAGTCTGCCTCCGCCTGCCGACAAGGCTGATAAGCTGGTGGTCTACAGCCCCCACCCCATTGCCATCATCAAGCCTCTGCTGACCCAGTTCGAGGCCGAGACGGACATTCCCGTGGCAGTCATCCGGGGAGGTTCCGGCGAGCTCATGGACAAACTGGAGGCAGAGAAGGATGCCCCTGTCTGCGATGTGCTCTGGGGGGGTATGCTCAGCACCGTAGCCGGCCGCATGGATCTTTTCGAGGAATATACCTGTACCAATGACCAGGCCATGATGCCGGAGTTCCGCCAGCAGGTTGCAGGTGCCACGATTTTCTCTGACCTGCCTGCCGTGCTGATGGTGAACCACGACAAATACCAGGGACCTCCCATCAAAGGCTATGGGGACCTCCTGGCTCCGGAGCTGAAGGGGCATATTGCCATGGGAGACCCTGCCAAGTCCTCAGCTGCCTATGCCCATCTGGTGGGCATGCTTTACGCCATGGGGGGCGGGAACCCTGAGGCAGGCTGGGACTATGTGGACGCCTTCTGCGCCCAGATAGGCGGCAATACCATCAGCAGTTCCACAGAGGTCTACAAGTGCGTCATCAACACAGGGCCCATGTCTGTTTCCCTGACCTTTGAAGAAGCTGCCGCCAAGTGCGCTTCCGAAGGCTCCCCCGTTGACCTGGTCTACCCCCGGGAAGGACTGCTTTCAGACCAGGACGGCATATACATCGTCAAGGGCACCCAGAAGCAGGAACAGGCCAGGAAGCTCCTGGATTTCCTCACGGGGCCTGCTGCCCAGCGGCAGCTCTCTGAGCAGCTCTACCGCCGCCCTGTGCGCATGGATCTGCCTGTCTCCCCCCTCTCTCCCCTCCCCCCCAAGGAAAAGCTTCACCTGATACGGCAGGACAGGGCTCTGGTCAGCTCCTCCCGCCAGGACTGGGTCAACCGCTTCCATGCCCTTTGCCAGAAATACTACACGGAGGAGTAG
- a CDS encoding EAL domain-containing protein: MKIKNWLAAVVGLFLLFAPLSADAARGMRVGVMVSDPQFFSMKEDGEPYGYAYEYMELIAQYKDWQLIFLPGTVDECRSRLLSGSIDMIAGLPPGQGKDFTLSPLAMCLMQRNFLQPLHLTVSSRRPTFAEEVLSAEQEMRLDYPHILDYLSEKYFHHEDNQAPLILTLKEAKFLKEHPVLRLALPDGSFPVLEERDGKLAGLDAELLERISSDLGVSFELVRVKDRAAAYEALKEDRVDLVVGTPLDFAWAQKENFYLTTSYTRANYLEVTRRGETGRTGPVALPQGLLSVDTLIKHMGEKDILWCQSPEDCLDAVRDGRADRTFMEAYSSQYHILHNGYYDLSATGDIVCSLDIGLAVQGTPEGRQLLSVLNHDLNSLPSNFRGTMDTRGIFQGKMQTFSAFVYNYPMQVFTGLMALLLALCLFFFYILHIRRRHVAEIQKAAYTDYWSELPNWRWFVDEIPELLKGQLAKSAAAGRCYVLRVDIESINQLSTSTRKAIIDEQLPRILKVLQTRLKLRATAVSGMAKMIMALGEMPVSGNEQPPMDSLVEQVSITLRGIIRQETAIELQAVNLKGGICRLEKAEELETAVHRAELAISEAYEAGRLVCVYDEKLEKQLARRQLIEAEMEQALQQREFEVWFQPKYDLNTHRTTGAEALVRWKSSKMGFMPPGEFINIFEENGFIIPLDNFVLEETCAMQERRRNEGKKTVPISVNQSRMHFLQDGYMLYMKKVRDTYNLRPGLVELELTETAFSFIDHPDRRDRAIRIISTLHRLGFQLSMDDFGSGYSSLELLNILPLDVMKIDRTLITGPESNERMRQILTASVELGQRLGMTVLCEGIENETQEEILKKCGCQYGQGYLYSKPMPMAEFEKFLDEHG; encoded by the coding sequence ATGAAGATAAAAAACTGGCTCGCCGCCGTAGTGGGCCTTTTCCTCCTTTTTGCGCCGCTCTCAGCAGATGCCGCCCGTGGAATGCGGGTGGGAGTCATGGTGAGCGACCCGCAGTTCTTCTCCATGAAGGAGGACGGGGAGCCTTATGGCTATGCCTATGAATATATGGAGCTGATCGCCCAGTACAAGGACTGGCAGCTCATCTTCCTGCCAGGCACCGTGGACGAGTGCCGCAGCCGTCTCCTCAGCGGCTCCATTGACATGATTGCCGGCCTGCCGCCGGGGCAGGGAAAGGACTTCACCCTCTCCCCCCTCGCCATGTGCCTCATGCAACGGAATTTCCTGCAGCCCCTGCACCTCACTGTCAGCAGCAGACGTCCCACATTCGCCGAAGAAGTTCTCTCGGCAGAACAGGAAATGCGGCTGGACTATCCCCATATACTGGACTACCTCAGCGAAAAGTACTTCCACCATGAAGATAACCAGGCACCGCTGATACTGACCCTCAAAGAGGCGAAATTCCTGAAAGAACACCCGGTGCTTAGGCTGGCTTTGCCAGATGGCAGCTTTCCCGTACTGGAGGAAAGGGACGGGAAACTGGCGGGCCTTGACGCGGAACTCTTGGAACGCATCAGCTCGGATCTGGGCGTCAGCTTTGAACTGGTGCGGGTAAAAGACCGGGCAGCAGCCTACGAGGCACTGAAAGAAGACAGAGTGGATCTCGTGGTCGGCACGCCCCTGGACTTTGCCTGGGCCCAAAAGGAAAATTTCTACCTCACCACCTCCTATACCAGGGCCAATTATCTGGAGGTCACCCGGCGGGGCGAAACAGGGCGCACTGGCCCTGTGGCCCTGCCCCAGGGACTTCTCTCCGTAGATACTCTCATCAAGCATATGGGCGAAAAGGATATCCTCTGGTGCCAGTCTCCCGAGGACTGCCTTGACGCCGTGCGGGACGGGCGGGCTGACAGGACTTTCATGGAAGCCTACAGCTCCCAGTACCATATCCTGCACAACGGCTACTACGACCTGAGCGCTACAGGCGACATCGTGTGCAGCCTGGATATTGGCCTGGCCGTACAGGGCACCCCCGAAGGGCGGCAGCTCCTCTCCGTGCTGAACCATGACCTCAACTCCCTGCCCTCCAATTTCCGGGGAACCATGGACACCCGCGGCATCTTCCAGGGGAAGATGCAGACCTTCTCCGCCTTTGTCTACAACTATCCCATGCAGGTCTTTACCGGGCTTATGGCCCTGCTCCTGGCTCTGTGCCTGTTTTTCTTCTACATCCTGCACATCCGCCGCCGCCATGTGGCAGAAATCCAGAAAGCAGCCTATACCGACTACTGGTCAGAGCTGCCCAACTGGCGCTGGTTCGTGGACGAAATCCCCGAACTTCTGAAGGGCCAGCTGGCTAAATCTGCCGCTGCAGGCCGCTGCTATGTGCTGAGGGTGGACATCGAGTCCATCAACCAGCTGAGCACCAGCACTCGCAAGGCCATCATCGATGAGCAGCTGCCCCGCATCCTGAAAGTGCTGCAGACCAGACTGAAACTCAGGGCCACCGCCGTCAGCGGCATGGCCAAGATGATCATGGCCCTGGGAGAGATGCCCGTCTCCGGCAACGAACAACCTCCCATGGACAGCCTGGTAGAACAGGTTTCCATCACTCTCCGGGGCATCATCCGGCAGGAAACCGCCATCGAACTGCAGGCCGTGAACCTCAAGGGCGGCATCTGCCGCCTGGAAAAGGCCGAGGAACTGGAAACGGCAGTGCACAGGGCAGAGCTTGCCATCTCCGAAGCCTACGAAGCAGGCAGGCTGGTCTGCGTCTACGATGAAAAACTGGAAAAGCAGCTGGCCCGTCGCCAGCTCATCGAAGCAGAAATGGAACAGGCCCTGCAGCAGCGGGAATTCGAAGTCTGGTTCCAGCCCAAATACGACCTCAATACACATCGGACCACTGGAGCCGAAGCCCTGGTGCGATGGAAAAGCTCCAAGATGGGCTTCATGCCCCCGGGAGAGTTCATCAATATATTTGAAGAAAACGGCTTCATCATCCCCCTGGACAACTTCGTGCTGGAGGAAACCTGCGCCATGCAGGAACGCAGGCGGAATGAAGGCAAAAAGACCGTGCCCATCTCCGTGAACCAGTCCCGCATGCACTTCCTGCAGGACGGCTATATGCTCTACATGAAGAAAGTCAGGGACACCTACAACCTGCGTCCGGGACTGGTGGAGCTGGAGCTCACAGAAACAGCATTCTCCTTCATCGACCATCCCGACAGGCGGGACAGGGCCATCCGCATCATCAGCACCCTCCACCGGCTGGGCTTCCAGCTGTCCATGGATGACTTCGGCTCCGGCTATTCTTCGCTGGAGCTCCTGAACATCCTCCCTCTGGATGTGATGAAGATAGACCGCACCCTGATCACCGGCCCCGAGAGCAACGAGCGCATGAGGCAGATCCTCACTGCCTCCGTGGAACTGGGCCAGCGCCTGGGCATGACCGTCCTCTGCGAAGGCATCGAAAACGAAACTCAGGAAGAAATCCTCAAGAAATGCGGCTGCCAATACGGCCAGGGCTACCTCTATTCCAAGCCCATGCCCATGGCAGAATTTGAGAAGTTTTTGGACGAACATGGATGA
- a CDS encoding SLC13 family permease, whose protein sequence is MPVYHAFRRYPDLFLAGLFALGAGCLAPPAPAEVLACLNLPLLGLLLFLMSIVAGLRQSGFFAALFQRLFKGRNSGRSLSRFFIFSCYFSSMLITNDVALIVFVPLAIMTFTEARRIRLIVPTVCWQTIAANLGSMLTPVGNPQNLFIYSHYGLSPWDFFAVTAPVVIISGVVIYLATFTLPEVEVELSSQAEEGLPWKKIAPLLVLFLLCLLHVLHLLDFTLLAVLVLPGLLLLDRRLLLEADFKLLLLFALLFIGVGSLSHLEALTSKAASLLTGHEFWVSLILSQVLSNVPATVLLSGCTEAYVPLLLGVNIGGLGTIIASMASVISFKAYLGTRFSRPGYYLLTFTGSNLLVLALLLGYYKLYV, encoded by the coding sequence GTGCCTGTCTATCATGCTTTCCGCCGTTATCCCGATCTGTTTCTGGCGGGGCTCTTTGCCCTGGGGGCGGGGTGCCTTGCACCCCCTGCTCCCGCGGAAGTCCTGGCCTGCCTCAATCTTCCCCTGCTGGGTTTGCTGCTGTTCCTCATGAGCATTGTGGCGGGGCTCAGGCAGAGCGGTTTCTTTGCCGCACTCTTTCAGCGGCTGTTCAAAGGGCGCAATTCCGGGCGCAGTCTCTCACGGTTCTTCATCTTCAGCTGCTATTTTTCCTCTATGCTCATCACCAATGATGTGGCCCTGATCGTCTTTGTGCCTCTGGCCATCATGACCTTCACGGAGGCCCGGCGCATCAGGCTTATCGTGCCCACGGTTTGCTGGCAGACCATAGCAGCGAACCTGGGCAGTATGCTGACTCCGGTGGGCAACCCCCAGAATCTCTTCATCTATTCCCATTACGGGCTTTCCCCTTGGGACTTTTTCGCTGTCACCGCCCCGGTGGTAATCATAAGCGGCGTGGTAATCTATCTGGCCACCTTCACCCTGCCTGAGGTGGAAGTGGAATTGAGCAGCCAGGCGGAAGAGGGGCTGCCCTGGAAAAAGATTGCGCCCCTGTTGGTGCTGTTCCTGCTCTGCCTCCTCCATGTGCTGCACCTGCTGGACTTCACTCTGCTGGCTGTGCTGGTCCTGCCGGGGCTGCTCCTGCTTGACAGGCGCTTGCTCCTGGAGGCTGATTTCAAGCTTTTGTTGCTCTTCGCCCTGCTCTTCATCGGGGTGGGCAGCCTGAGCCATCTGGAGGCGCTGACCTCAAAGGCGGCCAGCCTTCTCACGGGACATGAGTTCTGGGTGTCCCTGATCCTGAGCCAGGTTCTCAGCAATGTACCCGCCACCGTCCTGCTGTCCGGCTGTACGGAGGCCTATGTGCCCCTGCTCCTGGGCGTGAATATCGGTGGCCTGGGCACCATCATTGCCTCTATGGCCAGCGTTATTTCCTTCAAGGCCTACCTGGGCACCCGTTTCAGCAGGCCCGGTTATTACCTGCTGACCTTCACTGGCAGCAACCTGCTGGTGCTGGCGCTGCTGCTGGGGTATTACAAGCTTTATGTGTAA
- the rbr gene encoding rubrerythrin: MSKYAGTQTEKNLEAAFAGESQARNKYTYFASKAKKEGFEQIAALFLKTADNEKEHAKMWFKELEGIGDTKANLLAAAEGENYEWTDMYDGFAKTAEEEGFKELAAKFRLVAAIEKHHEERYRKLLQNVEMQEVFQKSEVKMWECRNCGHIVVGTKAPEICPTCAHPKSYFEISEVNY; encoded by the coding sequence ATGAGCAAATATGCAGGCACCCAGACCGAGAAGAATTTGGAAGCGGCCTTTGCAGGCGAATCCCAGGCCAGGAACAAGTATACCTATTTTGCATCCAAGGCCAAGAAGGAAGGCTTCGAGCAGATTGCGGCCCTCTTTTTGAAGACGGCTGACAATGAGAAGGAACACGCCAAGATGTGGTTCAAGGAGTTGGAAGGCATTGGCGACACCAAGGCCAACCTGCTCGCTGCCGCTGAGGGCGAGAACTACGAGTGGACGGATATGTATGACGGCTTCGCCAAGACCGCCGAGGAAGAGGGCTTCAAGGAGCTGGCTGCCAAGTTCCGCCTGGTAGCTGCCATCGAGAAGCACCATGAGGAGCGCTACAGGAAGCTCCTGCAGAACGTGGAAATGCAGGAAGTCTTCCAGAAGAGCGAGGTCAAGATGTGGGAGTGTCGCAACTGCGGCCATATCGTGGTGGGCACCAAGGCTCCCGAAATCTGCCCCACCTGCGCTCATCCCAAGAGTTACTTTGAAATCAGCGAAGTCAATTATTGA
- a CDS encoding IS1182 family transposase — protein MQKPNSQKEYTSLGENYQLFLPLNLEFQVSKDDPVRLLRHCIGGMDIKSLEETYQRIDRNLASPRQMLAILVYAGMNHIFSSRRIETACRRDINFMYLLEGKPAPDHVTISRFRSKHLAPCIKELFAQMDFLLEQFGVISLKDIFIDGTKIESFSNKYKFVWKKAVLKNKAKLMAKLPAFVSKAREAFTLSLHYGDEIHVRHLKKLRRKLKACQKAQDIIFVKGTGKRKTALQKTMEQLDEFIARLKKYNTYLHILGNRNSFAKTDTDATFMRMKEDAMKNGQLKPAYNIQCGTDSEFITWASVGPQPTDTTTLIPFLQDMEKHLQRRYPNVVADAGYESEENYLYLETNGQRAFIKPSNYEKSKTRKWKKDIGRRENMTYLPEEDAYLCAQGRKLAAAKEFVRSSRTGFKRNITLYSSADCGNCPLKSQCIHGNHCKTPLEERTKHFEVSKQFLRQRQEDLERITSKEGVQLRINRSIQAEGAFAMMKADMNFRRFLSRGTANVLVEIMLVAMAYNIQKLHCKIQSDRAGQHLFPVNNAA, from the coding sequence ATGCAAAAACCAAATTCACAGAAAGAGTATACGTCTTTAGGAGAGAATTATCAACTGTTTCTCCCCTTAAATCTTGAATTTCAGGTTAGCAAAGATGACCCCGTCCGCCTGCTTCGCCACTGCATTGGAGGTATGGATATAAAGTCACTGGAGGAGACCTATCAAAGGATAGATCGAAATCTGGCGTCGCCCAGGCAGATGCTGGCCATCCTTGTTTATGCCGGAATGAACCATATTTTCAGCTCACGCAGGATCGAGACTGCCTGCCGAAGGGACATCAACTTCATGTACCTGCTGGAAGGCAAGCCGGCCCCTGACCATGTTACCATCTCAAGATTCCGTTCCAAACATCTGGCCCCCTGCATCAAGGAACTGTTTGCCCAGATGGACTTCCTGCTTGAACAGTTCGGTGTCATTTCCCTTAAAGACATCTTCATTGACGGAACAAAGATTGAGTCTTTCTCCAACAAGTATAAATTTGTCTGGAAGAAGGCTGTCCTTAAAAACAAAGCCAAGCTCATGGCAAAGCTTCCTGCCTTTGTCAGCAAAGCCAGGGAAGCGTTCACGCTTTCTCTGCATTACGGCGATGAAATCCATGTCAGGCACCTCAAAAAGCTCCGCCGCAAGCTCAAGGCATGCCAGAAGGCGCAGGACATCATCTTCGTCAAGGGAACGGGCAAGCGCAAGACTGCCCTGCAGAAAACAATGGAGCAGCTGGACGAGTTCATTGCCCGGCTCAAAAAATACAATACATATCTGCACATTCTAGGCAACCGCAATAGCTTTGCCAAGACAGACACGGATGCCACCTTCATGCGCATGAAGGAAGATGCCATGAAGAACGGCCAGCTTAAGCCCGCCTACAACATCCAGTGCGGTACGGACTCTGAATTCATCACATGGGCATCGGTCGGTCCCCAGCCTACAGATACAACCACACTCATTCCTTTCCTTCAGGATATGGAGAAACATCTGCAGCGCCGCTATCCCAATGTGGTTGCGGATGCAGGATACGAAAGCGAAGAGAACTACCTCTATCTTGAGACCAACGGGCAGCGCGCCTTCATAAAGCCCAGCAATTATGAGAAGAGCAAGACAAGAAAATGGAAAAAGGATATCGGGCGCAGGGAGAATATGACCTATCTGCCAGAAGAAGATGCCTATTTATGCGCCCAGGGCAGGAAGCTTGCAGCTGCAAAGGAATTCGTACGCAGCAGCCGGACAGGATTCAAAAGAAATATAACCCTTTACAGTTCTGCGGATTGCGGCAATTGCCCGCTGAAGAGCCAGTGCATACACGGAAACCATTGCAAGACCCCGCTGGAGGAGAGAACCAAGCACTTTGAAGTATCCAAACAGTTTCTGCGCCAACGTCAGGAAGATTTGGAACGTATAACCTCAAAAGAAGGAGTACAACTGCGCATAAACCGAAGCATACAGGCAGAAGGTGCATTTGCAATGATGAAGGCGGACATGAATTTCCGAAGGTTCCTGAGCCGCGGCACAGCAAATGTCCTTGTTGAGATCATGCTGGTGGCTATGGCTTACAATATTCAAAAGCTGCACTGCAAAATCCAGTCAGACAGAGCAGGCCAGCACCTGTTCCCTGTGAATAACGCAGCCTGA
- a CDS encoding phosphoglucomutase, with protein MLVSEKILKKLANGSDVRGVAVEGVPDEPVTLSVEAANVITGGFLEFLAEKADKEKKKLRVAVGHDSRISAPALKKAVLEALTAAGCVTVDCGMASTPSMFMSTVFPETSMDGSIMITASHLPYNRNGLKFFTKDGGVEHEDIDAILSAAARQPVAQGDLSKVQQYDLMERYCHHLRKKIRQALGGENEPLKGMHVVVDAGNGAGGFFASQILGRLGADTTGSIYLEPDGHFPNHIPNPENKQAMAAIREAVLKSKADLGLIFDTDVDRMSAVLKNGKEISRNALIAMMAAILAPDYPGSTIVTDSVTSDELTTFLKEELGLKHHRYMRGYKNVIDECVRLNHSGIVSPLAIETSGHGALSENYYLDDGAYLAVKLLIAAAKAKAKGKKLEGLVATLGEPVEAVEYRMKIAREDFKEYGQNVLQAFENRAAEKGIKAAKPSFEGVRLVFPQGWALLRLSLHDPQMPLNIESRKAGGAKEIAGQVQELLAGFDALDFSVFNK; from the coding sequence ATGCTAGTATCTGAAAAAATACTCAAGAAACTTGCCAACGGCAGTGATGTGCGAGGGGTAGCTGTGGAAGGCGTGCCCGATGAGCCGGTGACTCTTTCTGTAGAGGCGGCTAATGTCATTACCGGAGGCTTTTTGGAATTCCTCGCTGAGAAGGCCGACAAGGAGAAGAAGAAGCTGCGTGTGGCGGTGGGACACGATTCCCGTATTTCTGCTCCGGCTCTCAAGAAGGCTGTGCTGGAGGCTCTGACTGCCGCTGGCTGTGTCACTGTGGACTGCGGTATGGCTTCCACCCCTTCCATGTTCATGTCCACGGTGTTCCCGGAAACCAGCATGGATGGCTCCATCATGATTACCGCCAGCCATCTGCCCTATAACCGCAACGGTCTGAAGTTCTTCACCAAGGACGGGGGCGTGGAGCATGAGGATATCGATGCCATTCTCTCTGCTGCTGCCCGCCAGCCGGTAGCCCAGGGCGATCTGTCCAAGGTCCAGCAGTATGATCTGATGGAGCGCTACTGCCATCACCTGCGGAAGAAAATCCGTCAGGCTCTGGGGGGCGAGAATGAACCCCTCAAGGGCATGCACGTGGTAGTGGATGCAGGCAATGGCGCAGGCGGCTTCTTCGCCAGCCAGATTCTGGGCCGCCTGGGGGCTGACACCACAGGCAGCATTTACTTGGAGCCGGACGGACATTTCCCCAATCACATTCCCAACCCCGAGAACAAGCAGGCCATGGCCGCCATCAGGGAGGCCGTGCTGAAGAGCAAGGCAGACCTGGGCCTGATTTTCGATACGGACGTGGACCGCATGAGCGCTGTGCTGAAGAATGGCAAGGAAATCAGCCGCAATGCCCTCATTGCCATGATGGCCGCTATTCTGGCACCGGACTATCCCGGCAGCACCATTGTCACGGACTCCGTGACCTCTGACGAGCTCACCACTTTCCTCAAGGAGGAGCTGGGCCTCAAGCATCACCGCTATATGCGCGGCTACAAGAACGTCATTGACGAGTGTGTCCGCCTGAACCACAGCGGCATTGTGTCCCCGCTGGCCATCGAGACTTCCGGCCACGGAGCCCTGTCCGAGAACTACTATCTGGATGACGGCGCCTATCTGGCTGTGAAGCTCCTGATTGCTGCTGCCAAAGCCAAGGCCAAGGGCAAGAAGCTTGAGGGCCTGGTGGCAACGCTGGGCGAGCCGGTGGAGGCGGTGGAATACCGCATGAAGATAGCCCGTGAAGATTTCAAAGAATATGGGCAGAATGTGCTGCAGGCCTTTGAGAACCGCGCGGCAGAGAAGGGCATCAAGGCTGCCAAGCCTTCCTTCGAGGGCGTGCGCCTGGTGTTCCCCCAGGGCTGGGCTCTCCTGCGCCTCTCCCTCCATGACCCCCAGATGCCGCTCAATATCGAGAGCCGCAAGGCTGGCGGTGCCAAGGAGATTGCAGGCCAGGTGCAGGAACTCCTGGCAGGCTTCGATGCACTGGATTTTTCCGTCTTCAATAAATAA